A section of the Sedimentisphaera cyanobacteriorum genome encodes:
- a CDS encoding PIG-L deacetylase family protein, producing the protein MIFSEKFKTKTEYVRLVGDERRTGETLADVSRSWQGKGERFLFVSPHDDDVLLGAGLFMQLAVKENVPVYIMVVTDGSMGYCDENEKNSIAELRKQETYECYMSLGIPRENIIWLGFQDCRLNSCQGRRFDEGEMSLKGAEGLQNSFTYWIRNIAPTQCFLPTSSDIHPDHKIVHQEFLISLFHAAGDIWPELGKPISKVPYVHEMGVYCDFPEPPHLRVKAPFSLLEKKLQAVEMFKSQKQISSLIEIAENSGPYEYLRELKYKLYHPEAYYAMFERSHHYYLQRQR; encoded by the coding sequence ATGATATTCAGCGAAAAATTTAAAACAAAAACAGAGTATGTCCGCCTTGTCGGCGACGAAAGAAGAACCGGAGAAACCCTTGCAGATGTTTCAAGAAGCTGGCAGGGAAAAGGAGAACGGTTTCTTTTTGTAAGCCCTCATGACGATGATGTTTTATTGGGTGCAGGGCTTTTTATGCAGCTTGCTGTTAAAGAAAACGTGCCTGTATATATAATGGTCGTTACAGACGGTTCAATGGGTTATTGCGATGAGAATGAGAAAAATTCGATTGCTGAGCTCAGAAAACAAGAGACCTATGAATGCTATATGTCTCTTGGCATACCTCGCGAGAATATAATCTGGCTTGGCTTTCAGGACTGTCGATTAAACAGCTGTCAGGGACGAAGGTTTGATGAGGGCGAGATGTCGCTTAAAGGGGCAGAAGGCCTTCAGAATTCATTCACCTATTGGATTAGAAACATAGCGCCCACCCAGTGTTTCCTGCCTACCTCAAGTGATATACATCCAGACCACAAGATCGTACATCAAGAGTTTTTGATAAGCCTGTTTCATGCAGCAGGCGATATATGGCCTGAGCTTGGCAAGCCTATATCAAAGGTTCCTTATGTCCATGAGATGGGTGTGTACTGCGACTTCCCTGAACCGCCCCATTTACGGGTTAAGGCGCCGTTTTCACTGCTTGAAAAAAAGCTGCAGGCAGTGGAAATGTTCAAATCACAAAAGCAGATCAGCTCACTCATTGAGATAGCCGAAAATTCAGGCCCTTATGAATACCTGCGAGAATTAAAGTATAAGCTTTATCATCCTGAAGCCTATTATGCGATGTTTGAACGCAGCCATCATTATTATCTGCAGAGGCAGAGATGA
- a CDS encoding AraC family transcriptional regulator, which produces MKQKEQIEKKTHLALEGSVNDEKSKYFFFDTKPDTKEKLAVVFGGYEECAPDFEIQRRTYPYYVLEIPTKGECFFEIDTQDYKLKKGTIGAFAPGTPHHYRCNKDDPMEHIFLAFTGTYASKLFETAGLGNGKVVQVTNFSRIDFLTEVILEKGLEEMELSSRLCSLYLEAVILEQTLSLSPSENNHTLSLEKYRKCKKYIDGKFSEIISPMDVAEACSVNIRYMSRLFKRYSNITPQEYIMRLKLNKAASILLTTNLTIREVGYEVGFEDPYHFSRNFKKFHGSSPLHFKNTHIGG; this is translated from the coding sequence GTGAAACAGAAAGAGCAAATAGAAAAGAAGACGCATCTTGCCCTTGAGGGAAGTGTCAATGATGAGAAATCGAAATATTTCTTTTTTGACACCAAGCCGGATACAAAAGAAAAGCTCGCTGTTGTCTTTGGCGGATACGAAGAATGCGCTCCGGATTTTGAGATACAGAGAAGAACCTACCCGTATTATGTTCTTGAGATACCAACGAAGGGCGAATGTTTTTTTGAAATTGATACGCAAGATTATAAACTCAAAAAGGGTACGATAGGGGCTTTTGCTCCTGGTACACCTCACCACTACAGGTGCAATAAGGATGACCCGATGGAGCATATCTTTCTTGCATTCACTGGCACTTACGCAAGTAAACTTTTCGAAACTGCGGGGTTGGGCAATGGCAAAGTAGTTCAAGTTACTAACTTTTCGCGAATTGATTTTCTAACTGAAGTGATCCTTGAAAAGGGTTTAGAGGAGATGGAACTTTCCTCAAGACTGTGCTCTTTGTATCTTGAGGCTGTTATTCTTGAGCAAACATTAAGCCTTTCGCCCTCTGAAAACAATCATACCTTATCACTTGAAAAATACAGGAAGTGCAAAAAGTACATTGACGGAAAATTCTCTGAAATCATTTCGCCTATGGATGTTGCAGAGGCGTGCTCGGTTAACATAAGATATATGTCAAGATTGTTTAAGAGGTATTCAAATATCACGCCTCAAGAATACATAATGAGGCTGAAGCTCAACAAGGCCGCAAGCATATTATTAACGACAAACTTGACAATTCGTGAGGTGGGCTATGAAGTAGGATTTGAAGACCCGTACCATTTCTCAAGAAACTTCAAAAAGTTTCATGGAAGCTCTCCGCTTCATTTTAAGAATACCCACATTGGGGGCTAA
- the mtaB gene encoding tRNA (N(6)-L-threonylcarbamoyladenosine(37)-C(2))-methylthiotransferase MtaB translates to MVTFYITTLGCKVNQYESQQIRQFLRSKGLSQTFKPDNADIAVVRTCCITKNASSKSRQAIKRIHKANPECVIIANGCLIDSKTEEKPEELNNLIFQRKNYPLEQVLEQVYGKLKTDEKIFDIGLKNYGLQTRAFLKVQDGCDGFCSYCIIPKIRTEISSKPLDNILKESRELVNSGHKEIVLTGVFLGAYGKETVKRNRWNERVNREFLELVDSVAQTPGLERLRLSSVEPGDISEELMEIYKCRGNLAPHFHISLQSGSSRVLKLMNRQYSSETFRHKIDLIKSSLHKPAVTTDLIAGFPGETEADFEDSLAMCRYCGFSKMHVFSYSSRSGTGAANMKGHLPAGVIKQRAAKLSQTGDKLAEEFRDSLVGEEAGVIIEDQENQSGKCERYLDIKLTEGCFERGKLVRSEILPGGKEAKPLFE, encoded by the coding sequence ATGGTAACATTTTATATAACTACGCTGGGATGTAAAGTAAACCAGTACGAAAGTCAGCAAATTAGGCAATTTTTGCGGTCAAAAGGGCTCAGTCAGACGTTCAAACCCGATAATGCCGACATTGCTGTGGTGAGAACCTGCTGCATAACCAAAAACGCCTCATCCAAGAGCAGGCAGGCGATAAAGCGAATACACAAAGCCAACCCCGAATGCGTTATTATTGCCAACGGATGCCTTATAGATTCAAAAACTGAAGAGAAACCTGAGGAATTGAATAATCTTATTTTCCAAAGAAAAAATTATCCGCTTGAGCAGGTTTTAGAGCAGGTTTACGGAAAACTGAAAACAGACGAAAAAATTTTTGATATAGGGCTGAAAAACTACGGCCTGCAGACAAGGGCTTTTCTGAAAGTACAGGACGGCTGCGACGGCTTCTGCAGCTACTGCATAATACCGAAAATCAGGACTGAAATTTCATCAAAACCTTTAGACAATATCTTGAAAGAGTCTCGGGAGCTTGTGAATTCCGGACACAAGGAGATTGTGCTTACCGGTGTGTTCCTCGGGGCGTACGGGAAAGAAACCGTAAAGAGAAACCGTTGGAACGAGAGGGTAAACCGTGAATTTCTGGAGCTCGTGGATTCAGTTGCGCAGACCCCAGGGCTGGAAAGGCTCAGGCTCAGCTCTGTAGAGCCGGGCGATATAAGCGAAGAGCTGATGGAGATTTATAAGTGCCGCGGAAACCTTGCCCCGCATTTCCATATCTCGCTTCAGTCCGGCAGCAGCCGGGTCTTGAAGCTTATGAACAGGCAGTACAGCAGCGAAACCTTCCGGCATAAGATTGATCTAATAAAATCAAGCCTGCATAAGCCGGCAGTTACTACTGATTTGATTGCAGGTTTTCCGGGAGAAACTGAGGCGGATTTTGAGGATTCTTTAGCGATGTGCAGATATTGCGGCTTCTCGAAAATGCACGTTTTCAGCTATTCCTCGCGTTCTGGAACAGGCGCTGCAAATATGAAGGGCCATCTGCCCGCCGGGGTAATTAAGCAAAGAGCAGCGAAGCTCTCACAAACAGGCGATAAGCTTGCTGAGGAATTCCGGGATTCTCTTGTCGGAGAAGAAGCGGGAGTAATAATCGAAGATCAGGAAAACCAGAGCGGCAAGTGCGAGAGATATCTCGACATAAAACTCACTGAAGGCTGCTTTGAGAGAGGCAAGCTGGTGCGTTCAGAAATCCTGCCCGGCGGGAAAGAGGCAAAACCGCTCTTCGAATGA
- a CDS encoding WapI family immunity protein has product MANVNIIGTTGDSINMLISRRTYPQEQDKWDGNWLNTQIKIKVGSFSGKTDALLRSDEFEQLSKAIEQFLYKKVESVTFSPMEPWICFRATKNRKQNIEFAGEVTDRLGTGNILKFQLELSLPDLKKILEEINAVLHDFPVKQ; this is encoded by the coding sequence ATGGCAAATGTAAATATAATAGGTACAACTGGTGACAGTATCAATATGTTGATTTCCAGACGAACTTATCCGCAGGAGCAGGATAAATGGGATGGAAATTGGCTGAACACTCAAATTAAGATTAAAGTTGGGAGTTTCTCAGGGAAAACAGACGCATTATTGAGAAGCGATGAGTTTGAACAATTATCAAAAGCAATTGAACAGTTTCTTTATAAAAAAGTGGAGTCTGTAACATTTTCGCCTATGGAACCCTGGATATGTTTTAGGGCAACAAAAAACCGAAAACAGAATATTGAGTTTGCTGGAGAGGTCACAGACCGTCTTGGAACTGGAAATATTCTAAAATTTCAACTTGAACTATCTCTGCCCGATCTTAAAAAAATACTTGAAGAGATAAATGCTGTACTACATGATTTTCCAGTAAAGCAGTAA
- a CDS encoding IS5 family transposase encodes MKAKNNKAGLLFQQPLKPLVNPDHSLVQLSEVVNWSRFEEKFGSLYSPDSGRPAKPIRLMVGLQYLKYTFNLSDEAIVAGWVENPYWQYFCGERYFQYEPPIDPTSMTKWRNKVKSDGLEELLEETIKAGLKLKVIKKNDFNKLVADTTVQQKNITYPTDAKLCHKLRIKLVDLAKASKLQLRQSYERVGKRAYVMQGRYRRARQFKRAKKEVKKLRNYLRRITKEVERNIAGNEQLRIIFDTLLQAAKKLLAQTKKSKNKLYSIHEPHVCCIGKGKSHKKYEFGNKVGIVTTAKNNFIVGALGFEGNPYDGHTLRANLKQTMNLIGREKLGDVYVDGGYKKHGCEDIGNVEIVEKGWRKKKRSIKRWIKRRSSIEPTIGHLKEDNRLGRNFLKGVEGDKMNALGSAFGYNMRKLLKKFTFAYIFMLKIIEFYRNLAMKSKLKTRLA; translated from the coding sequence ATGAAGGCAAAAAACAATAAAGCAGGCTTACTCTTTCAGCAGCCATTAAAACCTCTTGTAAATCCTGATCACTCTTTAGTCCAACTCTCAGAGGTTGTCAACTGGTCTCGCTTTGAAGAGAAGTTTGGCAGTTTATACAGTCCTGATTCAGGCAGGCCGGCCAAGCCGATTCGCCTGATGGTCGGCCTTCAGTATCTCAAGTACACTTTCAATCTCAGCGATGAAGCAATCGTTGCCGGCTGGGTTGAGAATCCTTACTGGCAGTATTTCTGCGGCGAAAGATACTTCCAGTACGAGCCTCCTATTGATCCAACCAGTATGACTAAGTGGCGTAATAAGGTAAAATCTGATGGTCTTGAAGAGCTGCTCGAAGAAACTATCAAAGCCGGCTTGAAGCTTAAGGTTATCAAAAAGAACGATTTCAACAAGCTCGTTGCAGATACAACCGTTCAGCAGAAGAACATCACTTATCCGACCGACGCAAAACTCTGCCACAAACTGCGCATTAAGCTTGTAGATCTTGCAAAAGCATCAAAACTCCAACTTCGCCAAAGCTACGAAAGGGTTGGAAAAAGGGCGTATGTAATGCAGGGCAGGTATCGACGTGCAAGACAGTTCAAAAGAGCTAAAAAAGAAGTGAAGAAATTAAGGAACTACCTGCGGCGAATTACGAAAGAGGTCGAGCGGAATATAGCAGGCAATGAGCAGTTAAGAATAATTTTTGATACATTGCTTCAAGCCGCTAAGAAGCTTTTAGCCCAGACAAAGAAAAGCAAAAATAAGCTCTACAGTATTCACGAACCTCACGTCTGCTGCATTGGGAAAGGCAAAAGCCACAAGAAATATGAGTTTGGAAATAAGGTTGGAATTGTAACTACTGCCAAGAATAATTTTATCGTAGGAGCGTTGGGCTTTGAAGGAAACCCTTATGATGGCCATACTCTTCGGGCTAATCTGAAGCAGACAATGAATTTAATCGGGAGAGAAAAGCTTGGAGATGTTTATGTTGATGGAGGATACAAGAAACATGGCTGCGAAGATATTGGAAATGTTGAAATTGTAGAAAAGGGCTGGCGAAAAAAGAAACGAAGTATCAAGAGGTGGATTAAGAGAAGATCGAGCATAGAACCAACGATAGGCCACCTCAAAGAAGACAACAGGTTGGGAAGAAACTTCTTGAAAGGTGTAGAAGGGGACAAAATGAACGCCCTCGGCAGCGCTTTTGGGTACAATATGCGTAAACTTCTAAAGAAGTTTACTTTTGCCTATATTTTTATGCTTAAAATTATTGAATTTTACAGAAATTTGGCAATGAAAAGCAAATTAAAGACTCGATTAGCCTGA
- a CDS encoding SIS domain-containing protein: protein MNYQSKYDQFALCREMLQTPDIIRNFSLLGCSELVNSIKQIGSLFLTGEGSSRIFPAKNAIYNAMAQGSALKLATEGARQASEYDLSKSIVFGASNSGSTKEVICLINQLKEKGHINCYGLTARKNTKLSEICDDTFVLSCGWEEAVAATKSVAEQALFYQELIRQVEGSSISPLLSELAHSVQDVLQVDVPSEITDSIANAETIYFAGRNDGVAEELTLKTNEITRKKSDYLEGTYAVHGIEEVLNKDDAVILMNPFKPELEKIKETLADGVGLNVIAVSDEQTIFPTIKVSPVQGVEGYTYLAAGWNILVEVGVRLGIELDKAERARKVGNEIVG, encoded by the coding sequence ATGAATTATCAATCAAAATACGACCAGTTTGCATTGTGCCGTGAGATGCTTCAAACGCCTGATATTATCAGAAATTTTTCATTATTAGGCTGTTCGGAGCTTGTAAATTCTATAAAACAAATCGGGAGCCTTTTTCTTACAGGTGAGGGTTCAAGCCGAATATTCCCTGCCAAAAATGCTATATATAATGCTATGGCTCAGGGCTCTGCATTAAAGCTTGCCACTGAAGGCGCAAGACAGGCAAGTGAATATGACCTCTCAAAAAGTATAGTGTTTGGAGCCTCTAACAGCGGCTCTACAAAAGAAGTTATTTGTCTTATAAACCAGCTTAAAGAAAAGGGACATATAAACTGCTATGGTCTTACCGCAAGAAAGAACACAAAACTTTCCGAAATCTGCGACGACACGTTTGTTTTGAGCTGCGGTTGGGAGGAAGCAGTTGCTGCAACTAAAAGCGTAGCTGAACAGGCACTGTTCTATCAGGAGCTTATCCGGCAGGTGGAAGGAAGCAGCATTTCCCCCCTGCTCTCAGAACTTGCACACTCTGTGCAGGATGTTCTTCAAGTTGATGTACCAAGCGAGATTACTGATTCGATTGCAAATGCCGAGACGATCTATTTTGCCGGCAGAAATGACGGAGTTGCAGAAGAGCTTACGCTCAAAACAAACGAGATTACAAGAAAGAAAAGCGACTACCTTGAGGGAACTTATGCCGTCCATGGAATCGAGGAAGTATTGAATAAGGATGATGCTGTTATCCTTATGAACCCCTTTAAGCCAGAGCTTGAAAAGATCAAAGAAACGCTTGCAGACGGTGTTGGGCTTAATGTTATAGCAGTTTCAGATGAACAAACAATATTCCCGACTATCAAGGTTTCGCCGGTGCAGGGAGTAGAAGGATATACGTATCTTGCAGCTGGCTGGAACATTCTTGTCGAAGTTGGCGTGAGGCTTGGGATAGAACTTGATAAAGCTGAAAGAGCACGAAAAGTGGGCAATGAAATCGTAGGCTGA
- a CDS encoding carbohydrate-binding family 9-like protein — protein MKKILGFIIMASLLLFGNSCSKLDISANKEKTYSVKRINEPLEIDAKWNKPFWQNIDPLTVAQYMGDKPEFIPKVKAKLAYDQENIYVIFKVDDRYVKAEAEGYNSPVCLDSCVEFFFTPSDNIKDGYFNLETNCAGTILMYHQLERGVEAKPMSEAKLDQIEIAHSIPGLVKEEIKKPLTWTLEYRLPLSILESRSALTKPASGTIWKANFYKCADNTSNPHWLTWSFVDKPYPDFHRPEFFGTLIFE, from the coding sequence ATGAAAAAGATATTGGGTTTTATTATAATGGCCTCTTTACTTTTATTCGGCAATTCATGCAGTAAATTAGATATATCTGCAAATAAAGAAAAAACATATTCAGTTAAACGCATCAATGAGCCATTGGAAATTGATGCAAAATGGAACAAGCCTTTTTGGCAGAACATTGACCCGCTTACAGTTGCGCAGTATATGGGGGATAAGCCTGAGTTTATACCAAAAGTGAAGGCAAAGCTTGCTTATGACCAAGAAAACATATACGTCATATTCAAAGTTGACGACAGATACGTTAAAGCTGAAGCTGAAGGCTATAATTCACCTGTGTGTCTTGACAGCTGCGTTGAGTTCTTTTTCACTCCAAGCGATAATATCAAGGACGGTTATTTCAATCTGGAAACTAACTGCGCAGGCACAATACTGATGTACCACCAGCTCGAACGGGGCGTAGAAGCAAAACCAATGAGCGAAGCAAAGCTCGACCAGATAGAAATAGCTCACTCAATTCCGGGCTTAGTAAAGGAAGAGATAAAAAAGCCCTTAACATGGACATTGGAATATCGTCTGCCTTTAAGCATCTTGGAAAGCCGTTCAGCATTAACCAAGCCGGCATCAGGTACAATATGGAAAGCTAACTTCTACAAATGCGCTGATAACACTTCTAATCCGCACTGGCTGACATGGTCATTCGTTGATAAGCCATACCCAGACTTCCATAGGCCTGAATTCTTTGGAACGCTGATTTTTGAGTAA
- a CDS encoding endonuclease III domain-containing protein, producing the protein MKITPYGKKLDIDGLMESLRISFDNYKIPIVTLIAVQEKDPFKVLISTMLSSRTKDQTTAAASKRLYEKAGTPEKLAGLAVADIEKLIYPVGFWRTKAPRIKSAAKKLIESFDGQVPQSLEELMSFEGVGRKTANLVLGEAFRKEAICVDVHVHRISNRLGIIETKTPYETEQMLEEVLPRKHWIRYNTYIVAHGQQICKPLSPLCSQCPITSYCKQIGVEKRR; encoded by the coding sequence ATGAAAATAACACCTTACGGCAAAAAATTAGACATAGACGGGCTTATGGAATCTCTGCGTATATCTTTCGATAACTATAAGATTCCCATCGTAACACTTATAGCGGTTCAGGAGAAAGACCCGTTCAAGGTGCTTATCTCCACCATGCTATCTTCGAGAACGAAAGACCAGACAACAGCAGCTGCATCAAAAAGGCTTTACGAAAAAGCAGGAACCCCGGAAAAGCTTGCAGGACTGGCTGTTGCAGATATCGAGAAACTCATCTATCCGGTAGGCTTCTGGCGTACAAAGGCCCCTCGAATAAAATCCGCCGCAAAAAAACTTATAGAAAGCTTTGATGGACAGGTTCCTCAGAGCCTCGAGGAGCTGATGAGCTTTGAAGGGGTGGGCAGGAAAACGGCAAATCTTGTGCTCGGCGAGGCATTCCGCAAAGAGGCAATATGCGTTGATGTGCATGTGCACCGAATATCAAACCGTCTCGGGATTATCGAGACAAAAACCCCATACGAAACAGAGCAGATGCTTGAAGAGGTGCTGCCCAGAAAGCATTGGATAAGGTACAACACCTATATCGTTGCACACGGCCAGCAGATATGCAAACCACTCTCGCCTCTTTGCTCTCAGTGTCCTATAACTTCCTACTGCAAACAGATAGGGGTTGAAAAAAGACGGTAA
- a CDS encoding TolC family protein codes for MAIALDKNPLQRAASEGVAAAKAIVGLRRSSYYPQIDATGGYSRWERHIFLPEGVTRPGMSSTVGPTEDWTASLNLRYSLYDSGKRRAELMSALFRQQASEQTAREIRQDIIQNVHRAYYGYLAAQDANQIAKQNLRKAENHLEIAQKRRSAGQIPQAEVLRVKVDVSEANLSLVRTQKMIRIAQGQLNRSMGLPAEIPVSINDQHPAFQEPTKKRLYSALQKAVYLRPELKAALNRISAAKSNIKAAKSEYGPDVSARASYGRQDDGFFPNDDSWMVGIFVELPLFDGFARDNNVRHAKAQLSEQEALLQNLILEVKQQVWNDFAKLKEAYQALEATKTIVEEAQEGMRLTQERYQVGQSTTNDLLDARTALVRAEGNRAQAGWDYYTALSDFHRAVGTFNFDL; via the coding sequence GTGGCGATAGCGCTGGATAAAAATCCTCTTCAGCGTGCGGCATCAGAAGGTGTTGCGGCAGCAAAAGCTATTGTCGGCCTGAGACGTTCATCCTATTACCCCCAGATTGACGCGACCGGCGGTTACAGCCGATGGGAAAGACATATATTCCTGCCGGAGGGGGTTACCAGGCCAGGCATGTCAAGCACCGTCGGACCAACCGAGGACTGGACGGCAAGTTTAAATCTTCGCTATAGTTTATATGACAGCGGAAAACGTCGAGCCGAACTCATGTCTGCTTTATTTCGGCAGCAGGCAAGCGAGCAAACCGCCAGAGAAATTCGCCAGGATATTATCCAGAATGTCCACAGGGCATATTACGGCTATCTGGCAGCACAGGATGCCAATCAGATTGCGAAGCAAAACCTAAGAAAAGCTGAAAATCATCTGGAAATCGCCCAAAAGCGTCGCAGCGCAGGCCAGATCCCCCAGGCAGAAGTCTTACGAGTAAAGGTTGATGTTTCAGAGGCTAATCTGTCGCTTGTGCGGACACAAAAAATGATTCGAATAGCACAGGGACAACTAAACAGGTCAATGGGTTTACCTGCTGAAATACCTGTAAGTATCAATGATCAGCACCCAGCTTTTCAGGAGCCTACGAAAAAACGTCTTTATTCAGCATTACAGAAAGCCGTATATCTGCGTCCCGAACTAAAAGCAGCCTTAAACAGGATATCAGCAGCAAAGAGTAATATTAAGGCAGCAAAAAGTGAATACGGTCCGGATGTTTCGGCAAGGGCAAGCTACGGCCGACAGGACGACGGTTTTTTCCCGAATGATGACAGCTGGATGGTCGGAATCTTCGTAGAACTGCCGCTTTTTGACGGCTTTGCCAGAGACAACAATGTCAGGCATGCTAAGGCTCAGCTTTCCGAGCAAGAGGCGCTTCTGCAAAACCTGATTCTCGAAGTTAAACAGCAGGTTTGGAATGACTTTGCAAAACTGAAAGAGGCATATCAGGCACTGGAAGCTACAAAAACTATTGTAGAAGAAGCACAGGAAGGTATGAGACTTACACAGGAAAGATATCAGGTCGGACAATCCACCACTAACGATCTGCTCGACGCCCGTACCGCCCTGGTCAGGGCTGAAGGCAACAGGGCACAAGCCGGGTGGGATTATTATACAGCACTGTCCGATTTCCACCGAGCTGTTGGTACTTTTAACTTTGACCTATAA
- a CDS encoding glutamine amidotransferase, whose protein sequence is MKDILYLGDTDLRQQGGYLAGIMSYSGMSFDYLASNLPFDENLLKNSYKAVVISDYPSSNFTASQLEQLAAKVKQGTGLIMIGGWESFQGLEGNYSDTALAEILPVSISENDDRMNCSSPLLISRESLHPAVSELPFDKQTPVIGGLNKVTPKPNSDVILKAVKFSAGKTESSSYNFSEEKSYPLLITGSSGSSRTAAFTSDVAPHWAGQLLDWGETRIHAQAEGAEAIEVGNYYAQFFRNILKWLMKEI, encoded by the coding sequence ATGAAAGACATTCTATACTTAGGCGATACCGACCTCCGGCAGCAGGGAGGATACCTTGCAGGGATTATGTCTTACAGCGGCATGAGTTTTGATTACCTCGCATCCAACTTACCTTTTGATGAGAATCTGCTGAAAAACAGCTACAAAGCTGTTGTGATAAGCGATTATCCTTCTTCAAATTTTACAGCAAGCCAGTTAGAGCAGTTAGCGGCGAAGGTAAAGCAGGGAACGGGCTTGATAATGATAGGAGGATGGGAGTCGTTTCAGGGGCTGGAAGGCAATTACAGCGACACTGCCCTTGCAGAAATTCTGCCTGTCAGTATTTCAGAAAATGATGACAGGATGAATTGCTCCTCGCCCCTGCTGATATCAAGAGAATCCCTGCACCCTGCAGTTTCTGAGCTGCCCTTTGACAAGCAAACTCCTGTGATAGGCGGGCTCAACAAAGTTACGCCCAAGCCGAATTCTGATGTAATCCTGAAAGCTGTAAAGTTTTCGGCGGGCAAGACAGAATCCTCCTCATATAACTTCAGTGAAGAAAAAAGCTATCCGCTTCTTATTACTGGCTCCAGCGGGAGCAGCCGAACAGCTGCCTTTACCTCTGATGTTGCGCCGCATTGGGCAGGGCAGCTGCTTGACTGGGGCGAAACCCGAATACATGCGCAGGCAGAAGGCGCAGAAGCTATTGAAGTTGGCAATTATTACGCTCAGTTTTTCAGAAATATTCTTAAATGGTTAATGAAAGAAATATAA
- a CDS encoding 6-phosphofructokinase, producing the protein MAKGNAIIGQSGGPTSVINASLSGVIENALKSENIDNVYGMRYGIEGFMAGDIIDLGAESKSSIKALKNTPSSALGSCRYKLKDEDIPQIIEIFAKYNIRFMFLIGGNDTMDTIHRIEAYAKSSGYEIIAVGIPKTVDNDLFGTDHTPGFPSAARYMALSVMQAGILARDMKNVDQFVVYQCIGREAGWLVGASGAGKRKEFDAPHIMCFPERPFDKAKFLADVKRCYDQYGFVSIVCGEGIAYADGTPVSDSDTKDRFNNVEFGAMGGTSAAMALHQMTANEFGFRGEFQITESLPMCAADRAASLDIEEAYICGRDAVQLAEKGVTGVMVTIERYGDVFNYHSKTSTAPLSEVAVSAKPMPDEFINPEGNFVTDAFFEYLTPLIGEMPKYAALNYKPVPLMA; encoded by the coding sequence ATGGCAAAAGGCAATGCAATTATAGGCCAGTCCGGCGGGCCGACATCAGTTATAAATGCATCTCTTTCAGGCGTAATAGAAAACGCTTTGAAATCTGAAAATATTGATAACGTTTATGGGATGCGTTATGGGATAGAAGGTTTTATGGCTGGAGATATAATCGATCTTGGAGCTGAATCTAAAAGCTCAATCAAAGCTCTCAAAAACACCCCTTCAAGCGCTTTAGGCTCGTGCAGATACAAACTCAAAGATGAGGATATTCCGCAGATCATTGAAATTTTTGCTAAATACAACATACGTTTTATGTTCCTGATCGGCGGTAATGATACAATGGACACGATCCATCGCATCGAAGCTTACGCAAAGTCCAGCGGCTATGAAATAATTGCTGTGGGCATCCCGAAGACTGTAGATAATGATCTGTTCGGGACAGACCATACACCTGGATTCCCTTCAGCGGCAAGGTATATGGCACTTTCTGTAATGCAGGCGGGCATTCTTGCAAGAGATATGAAAAATGTTGACCAGTTCGTTGTGTACCAATGTATCGGAAGAGAAGCAGGCTGGCTTGTCGGAGCCAGCGGGGCAGGGAAGAGAAAAGAATTTGATGCTCCTCATATAATGTGCTTTCCTGAACGCCCTTTTGACAAGGCAAAATTTCTGGCAGATGTAAAGAGATGCTATGACCAGTACGGCTTTGTCTCCATCGTTTGCGGCGAAGGGATCGCTTATGCAGACGGCACACCCGTATCAGACTCAGATACGAAAGATAGATTCAATAATGTTGAGTTCGGTGCAATGGGCGGAACAAGTGCAGCAATGGCCCTGCACCAAATGACTGCAAACGAGTTTGGGTTCAGAGGAGAATTCCAGATCACAGAATCTTTGCCGATGTGCGCTGCGGACAGAGCAGCATCGCTTGATATTGAAGAGGCTTACATTTGCGGAAGAGATGCTGTTCAGCTAGCAGAAAAAGGCGTTACGGGTGTTATGGTTACTATTGAAAGATACGGCGATGTTTTCAATTATCACTCCAAGACCTCTACCGCTCCATTGTCAGAAGTTGCCGTGAGTGCAAAGCCTATGCCCGATGAATTTATCAATCCTGAAGGAAATTTTGTAACAGATGCCTTCTTTGAATACTTAACACCTCTTATCGGCGAGATGCCAAAGTATGCAGCTTTAAACTATAAACCAGTTCCATTAATGGCTTGA